Proteins encoded together in one Sphingomonas radiodurans window:
- a CDS encoding class I SAM-dependent methyltransferase, which translates to MATMQSRPVGDGRGACAVAPDGICDFTSLGTFEDKSGKVGAVSVLQCRHCRIGISTPPLPDVAFLYEGRESQDFQPDTNGLARQIKQLAFARQARQILSQLEAAPGKVLDFGCGSGLFTRCLDDILGVGSVTGSDFHADAPAELAGRAYLPMNRLDECEGRFDTVLAMHVLEHDDDAAGLLHRVARMVRPGGRIVFEVPNIDCVWTRLFGQAWDAWYVPFHRTHFSLASLNGLVAGGGLELIATHRVSVPTTGRSLANLVGARNSLPFLLAGAMLHPVQIAGEKLSGQSSALRVIARKP; encoded by the coding sequence ATGGCGACAATGCAATCACGGCCCGTTGGCGATGGGCGCGGCGCATGTGCCGTTGCGCCCGACGGCATCTGCGATTTCACCTCGCTGGGTACGTTCGAGGACAAGAGCGGGAAGGTCGGCGCGGTGAGCGTGCTGCAATGCCGGCATTGCCGCATCGGCATTTCGACGCCGCCGCTGCCCGATGTTGCCTTCTTGTACGAAGGCCGGGAAAGCCAAGACTTCCAGCCCGATACGAACGGCCTGGCGCGGCAGATCAAGCAGCTCGCCTTTGCACGGCAAGCCCGCCAGATCCTCTCGCAGCTCGAAGCCGCGCCGGGGAAGGTGCTCGATTTCGGGTGCGGCAGCGGGCTGTTCACGCGCTGCCTCGACGATATTCTGGGCGTCGGCTCGGTCACCGGCAGCGATTTTCATGCCGATGCCCCCGCCGAGCTTGCCGGGCGCGCCTATCTGCCGATGAACCGGCTCGATGAATGCGAAGGCCGGTTCGATACCGTGCTGGCGATGCATGTGCTCGAGCACGACGACGATGCCGCTGGGCTGTTGCACCGGGTGGCGCGCATGGTCCGGCCGGGCGGCCGCATCGTGTTTGAGGTGCCCAATATCGATTGCGTGTGGACGCGGCTGTTCGGACAAGCGTGGGATGCCTGGTACGTCCCGTTCCACCGCACGCATTTCAGTCTCGCCAGCCTCAATGGCTTGGTTGCGGGCGGTGGGCTCGAGCTGATCGCGACGCATCGCGTCAGCGTGCCGACGACGGGGCGGTCGCTGGCCAATCTGGTCGGCGCGCGCAATTCGCTGCCGTTCCTGCTTGCGGGCGCCATGCTGCACCCGGTGCAGATCGCCGGCGAGAAGCTCAGCGGACAATCATCGGCACTGCGAGTAATCGCGCGCAAACCCTGA
- a CDS encoding DUF1972 domain-containing protein, with protein MTSAKAIPLVGTVGVPARYGGFETLAEQLCRHVPATDVQFIIYCERSAYDKDERSPDFYRHRRIFLPLRANGLASMLYDALALIDAVFRRKAEQVFIFGYSGAWILPVLKLARPRVRYMVNVDGMEWRRDKFSIAARQLLKALEWCAARSASVVIADNDALADLFRERYGREPVVIAYGGDHTVLPAPRAVSETTLKGHYLAVARIEPENNTEAIIQGCIAANVPLVFIGNWKANSYGMALRERYGDSGGITLLDPIYDQTDLAPWRAGAIGYIHGHSVGGTNPSLVEALFHTGRMVSFDCTFNRATLSGAGSYFTDADSLAALLRDGLTPIENSELEKLRGTYRWDAIAARYLGLLKQ; from the coding sequence ATGACATCGGCAAAGGCCATCCCCCTCGTCGGCACGGTGGGCGTTCCTGCCCGTTACGGCGGGTTCGAGACACTGGCCGAGCAGTTGTGCCGCCACGTCCCCGCCACGGATGTGCAGTTCATCATCTATTGCGAGCGCAGCGCCTATGACAAGGACGAGCGCAGCCCCGATTTCTACAGACATCGGCGCATTTTTCTGCCGCTGCGCGCCAATGGCCTGGCGAGCATGCTCTATGATGCATTGGCGTTGATCGATGCCGTGTTCAGGCGGAAGGCCGAGCAGGTTTTCATCTTCGGCTATTCCGGTGCCTGGATCCTGCCGGTCCTGAAGCTCGCAAGGCCGCGGGTTCGGTACATGGTGAACGTTGATGGCATGGAGTGGCGTCGCGACAAATTTTCAATCGCCGCGCGGCAGCTGCTGAAGGCGCTGGAATGGTGTGCGGCGCGCTCGGCATCGGTTGTCATCGCCGACAATGATGCCCTCGCCGATCTTTTCCGTGAGCGATATGGCAGGGAGCCGGTCGTGATCGCTTATGGCGGCGACCACACCGTGTTGCCTGCTCCGCGGGCTGTATCGGAAACAACGCTGAAGGGGCATTATCTGGCGGTCGCCAGGATCGAGCCCGAGAACAACACCGAGGCAATCATTCAGGGGTGCATCGCTGCCAATGTGCCGCTGGTCTTCATCGGCAATTGGAAGGCCAATTCTTATGGCATGGCGTTGCGCGAGCGGTACGGCGATTCTGGCGGGATCACGCTTCTTGATCCCATTTATGACCAGACGGATCTGGCGCCGTGGCGGGCGGGTGCGATCGGCTACATTCATGGCCATAGCGTTGGCGGGACCAACCCCTCGCTGGTGGAGGCGCTGTTCCATACCGGGCGGATGGTCAGCTTCGATTGCACATTCAATCGGGCGACGCTGTCGGGCGCGGGCAGCTATTTCACCGACGCCGATAGTCTTGCCGCGCTCCTGCGCGATGGCCTGACGCCGATCGAGAATAGCGAACTGGAAAAACTGCGGGGGACCTATCGCTGGGATGCGATTGCCGCGCGCTATCTGGGATTGCTGAAGCAATGA
- a CDS encoding GumC family protein, with product MHFVSTAPNSGALPTTPGVVGSPGGDKMPIIRQYLRIALRWRYVIFGVTAACFILGLIITLLMTPKYTATSAIEISRESSQVTNFQGVERETSVADQEFYQTQYGLLRSRVLAERVATQLRLIDDKTFFERFGINQDDPAFQEISGRYAANGRKERQRIAGEILLKHVGIDPTRLSRLVEIHFTSPDAGFSQKVSNAWAENFIQTNLERKVQATSYGRNLLQRELGQVKDRLDETQRQLVTYAEQQRIINLPSQGNGENSTSERSIVADELASLNTALSQATADRIGAEARSREAGRSGQSNEALRNQAINSLRQRRAELAAEFQRLMVQFEPEYPPARAIQSQINQLDRSITLEENRVSGSVQADYRQAAENENALRRQVERLKSNYLDLRRRSIQYNIYQQEVDTNRALYDGLLQRFKEIGVAGGVGVNNIAIVDPADVPKAPSSPKLLINLFVSLVAGLVIGAALAFALEQMDEAIADPGEVERRLGLPLLGSVPKVEGVEPREALLDRKSELVDAYLAIQTSLGFTTQHGVPRSLAVTSTRPAEGKSTTALAVATMLARSGKRAILVDGDMRSPSIHHLGGVDHDRGLSNFLAGNDDISQLTFEMRDLGFTAMSAGPIPPNAAELLTGPRLKLLLQRLLETYEHVVIDSPPVMGLADAPLIASQVEGVVYAVESHGIRSSLVKTALQRLLGANAHILGGVLTKFEARKAHFGYGYDYGYGYGREKTNKGS from the coding sequence ATGCATTTCGTTAGTACCGCACCCAATTCCGGCGCCTTGCCGACCACGCCGGGCGTGGTCGGTTCTCCAGGGGGCGACAAAATGCCAATCATTCGGCAATATCTGCGCATCGCCCTGCGCTGGCGCTATGTCATTTTCGGCGTCACAGCGGCCTGTTTTATTCTCGGGCTCATCATCACGTTGTTGATGACCCCCAAATACACTGCCACCTCAGCAATCGAGATTTCACGGGAATCGAGCCAGGTCACAAATTTTCAAGGTGTCGAGCGCGAGACCAGTGTTGCAGACCAAGAGTTTTACCAGACACAATATGGTTTGCTGCGTTCGCGCGTGCTGGCCGAGCGTGTTGCCACCCAGCTTCGTCTAATTGACGATAAGACGTTCTTCGAGCGTTTCGGCATCAATCAAGACGATCCCGCTTTTCAGGAGATTAGCGGGCGATACGCGGCTAATGGCCGCAAGGAGCGCCAGCGTATCGCCGGCGAGATCCTGCTCAAACATGTCGGAATTGACCCGACCCGCCTGTCGCGACTTGTTGAAATTCACTTCACTAGCCCCGACGCGGGCTTCTCGCAGAAGGTCTCGAATGCTTGGGCGGAAAACTTCATACAGACGAACCTAGAGCGCAAGGTTCAGGCAACGTCTTACGGTCGTAATCTCCTTCAACGCGAACTAGGTCAGGTCAAAGACCGGCTCGATGAAACGCAGCGCCAGCTTGTAACCTATGCTGAGCAGCAGCGCATCATCAATCTGCCGAGCCAGGGTAATGGCGAAAATTCAACCTCTGAGCGCTCGATTGTCGCCGATGAGCTTGCCTCGCTGAACACCGCGTTGTCGCAAGCGACCGCTGACCGCATCGGAGCCGAAGCGCGCTCCCGCGAGGCCGGCCGGAGCGGCCAGTCAAACGAAGCGCTTCGCAATCAGGCCATCAATTCGCTGCGCCAGCGCCGCGCCGAGCTTGCGGCTGAATTCCAGCGGTTAATGGTTCAGTTTGAACCCGAATATCCGCCAGCACGCGCGATCCAGTCGCAGATTAACCAGCTCGACCGGTCAATTACCCTTGAAGAAAATCGGGTGTCTGGCTCGGTACAGGCCGACTATCGCCAAGCAGCCGAGAACGAAAATGCGCTGCGCCGGCAGGTTGAGCGGCTGAAATCAAACTATCTCGACCTGCGTCGCCGCAGCATCCAGTATAATATCTATCAGCAAGAGGTGGACACGAACCGCGCCCTCTATGACGGTCTGCTCCAACGGTTCAAGGAAATCGGCGTAGCGGGCGGTGTCGGGGTCAACAATATCGCGATTGTTGACCCCGCGGACGTGCCCAAGGCACCGTCAAGCCCCAAGCTTCTTATCAATCTGTTCGTCTCGCTTGTAGCGGGTCTGGTTATCGGTGCGGCCTTGGCGTTCGCGCTTGAGCAGATGGACGAGGCGATCGCCGATCCGGGTGAGGTTGAGCGCCGGCTCGGGCTGCCGCTGCTTGGCTCGGTGCCCAAGGTCGAAGGTGTGGAGCCACGTGAGGCCCTGCTTGACCGCAAATCTGAGTTGGTCGATGCGTATCTGGCTATTCAGACCAGCCTCGGCTTCACGACCCAGCATGGCGTCCCGCGCTCGCTGGCAGTTACATCGACCCGACCGGCGGAAGGCAAGTCGACCACGGCGCTGGCGGTAGCGACGATGCTCGCGCGCTCGGGCAAACGGGCAATCCTTGTAGATGGCGACATGCGCTCGCCCTCGATCCACCATTTGGGCGGGGTGGATCACGATCGCGGCCTCAGCAACTTCCTTGCTGGAAATGACGACATCAGCCAGTTGACGTTCGAAATGCGCGACCTTGGCTTCACCGCCATGTCCGCGGGCCCAATCCCACCCAATGCCGCCGAACTACTAACGGGCCCGCGCCTCAAGCTGCTGCTTCAGCGCTTGCTCGAAACCTACGAGCATGTCGTGATCGACAGCCCGCCAGTGATGGGCCTGGCCGACGCTCCGCTGATCGCAAGCCAGGTTGAAGGCGTTGTTTATGCCGTCGAGTCTCACGGAATCCGCTCGAGCCTCGTCAAAACGGCGCTGCAGCGACTGCTTGGCGCAAATGCCCATATCCTTGGCGGCGTGCTGACCAAGTTTGAGGCGCGCAAGGCGCATTTCGGCTATGGCTATGATTACGGCTATGGCTACGGGCGCGAAAAGACCAACAAGGGCAGCTGA
- a CDS encoding polysaccharide biosynthesis/export family protein: MRLPFPVLCLALLGTSCASYEPIRSNGSLTVVPDSAELPPPDRSDLTAADRPALIGPLDTIEVSVFGIPDLDREMQVDASGRIAMPLAGTIDARGKTAAELASAIETALQARYVRDPQVTVNIKSSVSQVVTIDGSVVEPGLYPVTNQMTLMRVVASAKGLTEFARQEDVVILRTVESRRMAGLYNIAAIRRGAYDDPAVYANDVIIVGDSPQRRLFRDLVALSPVLAAPLIAVLQ, from the coding sequence ATGCGCCTCCCATTTCCTGTTCTGTGCCTTGCGCTGCTTGGAACCAGCTGCGCCTCTTACGAGCCAATCCGCTCTAACGGCAGCCTCACCGTTGTTCCCGACAGCGCCGAGCTACCCCCCCCTGACCGCAGCGATCTTACAGCAGCCGATCGGCCCGCCCTGATTGGCCCGCTCGACACGATTGAGGTAAGCGTGTTCGGCATTCCTGATCTTGATCGCGAGATGCAGGTTGATGCCAGCGGGCGCATTGCCATGCCGCTTGCCGGCACCATTGACGCGCGCGGCAAAACGGCCGCGGAATTGGCGAGTGCTATCGAGACCGCTCTTCAGGCACGCTACGTCCGCGATCCGCAGGTGACGGTGAATATCAAGAGCTCGGTCAGTCAGGTTGTGACGATCGACGGTTCGGTCGTTGAACCTGGTCTTTATCCGGTTACCAATCAGATGACGCTGATGCGCGTGGTCGCCTCAGCCAAGGGCCTCACTGAATTTGCCCGGCAGGAAGATGTCGTCATCCTGCGCACCGTCGAGAGCCGCCGCATGGCAGGCCTTTACAACATAGCCGCTATTCGCCGCGGGGCTTATGATGATCCTGCCGTCTACGCCAATGACGTGATCATCGTGGGAGACTCACCGCAACGCCGCCTGTTCCGTGACCTTGTCGCGCTATCGCCGGTTCTTGCGGCGCCCTTAATCGCCGTGCTCCAATAA
- a CDS encoding glycosyltransferase, with translation MRICIVYDCLFPWTVGGAERWYRALAERLAAQGHDVTYVTQLQWGAADAPAIAGVRVVAVTPRMALYSNGKRRIAPPLRFGLGVFAHLLRHGRGYDHVHLASFPYFSLLAAGVLRPIGRYSLGVDWHEVWSADYWREYLGAGGRIGWWVQRLCAALPQQAFAFSRLHRDRLAGLGRWATLLPGEYAGGDKDQVAAGGPPTILYAGRLIAEKRVDLLLEAFALAHAGNLALRLQIVGDGPERDRLAARVEELGLGAVAELTGFVPQAAFDHLFGRATAIVQPSAREGYGMVVVEAAVRGIPAVLVEAPDNAAVELIESGANGLVAEPTPEALAAAILAVVADNPAWRARTAGWYAVNRERLSLDHSLRIVAGAIDGYVPVTMS, from the coding sequence ATGCGCATCTGCATTGTCTATGATTGCCTCTTCCCCTGGACGGTGGGTGGCGCCGAGCGCTGGTATCGCGCGCTGGCGGAGCGGCTCGCCGCGCAGGGGCATGACGTGACGTATGTGACGCAGCTGCAATGGGGCGCCGCGGACGCACCGGCCATCGCCGGCGTGCGCGTTGTCGCCGTCACGCCGCGTATGGCCTTGTACAGCAACGGGAAGCGGCGGATCGCGCCGCCGCTGCGTTTCGGGCTCGGCGTGTTCGCGCATCTGCTGCGGCACGGGCGCGGCTACGATCACGTCCATTTGGCAAGCTTCCCCTATTTCTCGCTACTGGCGGCCGGGGTGCTGCGCCCGATCGGGCGCTATTCGCTCGGGGTCGACTGGCACGAGGTGTGGAGCGCGGACTATTGGCGCGAGTATCTCGGCGCCGGCGGCAGGATCGGCTGGTGGGTCCAGCGGCTATGTGCCGCCTTGCCGCAGCAGGCCTTCGCCTTCAGCCGCCTGCACCGCGATCGCCTGGCCGGGCTGGGGCGCTGGGCGACGCTGCTGCCGGGGGAATATGCCGGCGGCGACAAGGACCAGGTCGCCGCCGGGGGTCCCCCCACGATCCTCTATGCCGGGCGCCTGATCGCCGAGAAGCGCGTCGATCTTCTGCTGGAGGCGTTCGCGCTGGCACATGCCGGAAACCTCGCGTTGCGGTTGCAGATCGTCGGCGACGGCCCGGAACGCGATCGGCTCGCGGCGCGGGTGGAGGAACTCGGTCTCGGCGCGGTGGCCGAGCTTACTGGCTTCGTGCCGCAGGCGGCGTTCGATCACCTGTTCGGCCGCGCCACGGCGATCGTCCAGCCATCGGCGCGCGAGGGCTATGGCATGGTGGTGGTCGAAGCTGCGGTGCGCGGCATCCCGGCCGTGCTGGTCGAAGCGCCGGACAATGCCGCGGTCGAACTGATCGAGTCCGGCGCGAACGGGCTCGTCGCCGAACCGACGCCCGAAGCGCTTGCCGCGGCGATCCTGGCGGTGGTGGCGGACAATCCGGCGTGGCGCGCGCGAACGGCGGGCTGGTATGCCGTCAATCGCGAGCGACTGTCGCTCGATCATTCGCTCCGGATCGTCGCCGGCGCGATCGATGGTTACGTTCCGGTAACCATGTCTTAA
- a CDS encoding tetratricopeptide repeat protein: MAKLRPIRRKRSGREWALRGALAITALWIGYISLTRTIAFAMYRSNPEQAYALAPRDGRVAARLVERLMTGNPNTGQRARATRLARQALYDEPLAGPALTALGLNTLLQGDVNRARQLFAHSDALSRRELGTQLWLIEDAVARNDIAGALRHYDIALRTARVGSDLLFPVLTLAVADPVIRKELTDTLAARPPWSLGFTSHLANSSINPEASADLFRRLSRRGVAVPPEAQSVVVNALVDRGALSEAWNYYQSFRSDVDRRRSRDPRFTANLETPSVFDWMPVMNETGVTATIQANRKGGLFDFAAASTVGGIVLQQLQLLPPGRYLLQGTSGGIEQTARDLPYWQLVCRDGRELGRVELPSSTENNGRFSGELSVSGACPAQLLRLVARPSSAIGGVTGQIQTVTLIPAAGG, from the coding sequence ATGGCCAAGCTGCGCCCTATACGCCGCAAGCGCTCGGGACGTGAATGGGCGCTGCGAGGGGCCCTGGCGATTACCGCTTTGTGGATCGGCTATATTTCGCTGACGCGCACGATCGCCTTTGCCATGTACCGGTCGAATCCCGAGCAGGCGTATGCACTCGCTCCACGTGACGGACGCGTGGCGGCACGACTGGTCGAACGGCTGATGACGGGCAATCCGAACACTGGGCAACGCGCTAGGGCAACGCGGCTCGCACGACAGGCACTTTACGACGAGCCGCTCGCGGGGCCGGCGCTCACTGCGTTGGGATTGAACACGTTGTTACAAGGCGACGTGAACCGCGCCCGTCAGCTATTTGCGCATTCGGATGCACTCTCCCGGCGCGAACTGGGTACGCAATTGTGGCTGATCGAGGATGCCGTTGCGCGCAACGATATTGCAGGCGCGCTGCGTCATTACGACATTGCGTTGCGCACGGCGCGTGTGGGGTCCGACCTCCTATTCCCCGTACTGACGCTTGCAGTGGCAGATCCGGTGATCCGCAAGGAATTAACCGATACGCTCGCTGCGCGACCGCCCTGGAGCCTTGGGTTCACCAGCCATCTCGCAAACTCCAGCATTAATCCGGAAGCCAGCGCAGATCTGTTCAGACGCTTGTCGCGGCGCGGCGTTGCCGTTCCACCTGAGGCTCAATCGGTCGTGGTCAACGCACTGGTCGATCGGGGCGCGCTCAGCGAAGCGTGGAACTATTATCAGTCGTTTCGCTCGGATGTTGATCGACGTCGATCGCGTGATCCGCGTTTCACTGCCAATCTGGAAACCCCGTCGGTATTTGATTGGATGCCCGTGATGAACGAGACCGGCGTGACTGCGACAATCCAAGCCAATCGCAAAGGCGGACTGTTCGATTTTGCGGCGGCCTCAACAGTCGGCGGAATTGTGCTTCAGCAGTTACAGTTGCTACCACCCGGCCGCTACCTTCTCCAGGGGACTAGTGGCGGAATTGAACAAACAGCCCGAGACTTGCCTTATTGGCAGCTTGTCTGTCGCGACGGGCGGGAATTAGGTCGGGTTGAGCTTCCTTCATCGACGGAGAACAACGGGCGTTTTAGCGGTGAACTGTCCGTCAGCGGCGCTTGTCCGGCACAGTTGCTTCGCCTGGTTGCGCGGCCATCGTCCGCAATTGGCGGTGTGACGGGACAGATTCAAACCGTGACACTTATTCCGGCTGCAGGCGGGTGA
- a CDS encoding O-antigen ligase family protein, whose protein sequence is MVALLWIAGGASRGDAIGQVIVRAGCWAILIASILGGTRPSLAQGRPVAILLAATIVLPLIQLIPLPPTWWQALPGREVLLIPGEASPWRPWTMTPGATTNALASLIVPVTMLVLLTQANDRVSRWLPTILLGMIAAATLLGLMQFSGAGFNSPFLNDTPGVVSSIFANRNHFALMLAMGCVIAPVWAFMDLDALRWRGPLAGGLVLLFVLTILATGSRAGALLGVLALAMAALLVGRRIRRRLRRAPGWVFPALIAFAVLVVGGFVALSFLADRAQSIDRLIESEGGEDMRSRALPTVLSMIVSYMPFGSGFGGFDPIFRIHEPFDLLKLTYFNQAHNDYLGIALDGGLAGIALLVVGVIWWFVVTIRIWQAPETDRIVLSRLGSTMILLVLVASITDYPARTPTIMALLVVAALWLARGNVAKPQATLPDCPTNL, encoded by the coding sequence ATGGTTGCATTGCTGTGGATTGCCGGTGGAGCCTCGCGCGGGGACGCCATAGGGCAAGTGATCGTCCGGGCGGGTTGTTGGGCTATCCTGATCGCTTCCATTCTTGGGGGCACTCGACCGTCGCTGGCGCAAGGACGTCCCGTGGCCATACTGCTAGCGGCCACCATCGTCCTGCCCCTTATTCAGTTGATCCCGCTGCCGCCCACCTGGTGGCAAGCGCTTCCAGGCAGAGAAGTTCTCCTGATCCCGGGCGAGGCGTCGCCATGGCGACCTTGGACGATGACGCCCGGGGCGACGACCAATGCACTTGCCTCGCTGATCGTGCCGGTAACGATGCTTGTTTTACTCACCCAGGCGAATGACCGTGTCAGTCGATGGCTACCGACGATTTTGCTCGGCATGATTGCCGCGGCCACGCTGCTTGGCCTGATGCAGTTTTCAGGCGCCGGTTTCAACAGCCCGTTTCTTAATGACACGCCCGGCGTCGTCAGCAGCATTTTCGCCAATCGCAATCATTTCGCGCTCATGTTGGCGATGGGGTGCGTGATCGCTCCGGTCTGGGCGTTCATGGATCTGGACGCGCTGCGCTGGCGCGGGCCTTTGGCGGGCGGTCTTGTGCTTTTATTCGTGCTGACCATTCTCGCTACTGGGTCGCGCGCTGGTGCCTTGTTGGGCGTGCTGGCGTTGGCCATGGCGGCCCTGCTGGTCGGCCGGCGCATCCGGCGTCGCCTGCGACGCGCGCCCGGCTGGGTATTTCCGGCGCTGATAGCTTTCGCCGTTTTGGTAGTCGGCGGCTTCGTAGCGCTCAGCTTCCTCGCCGATCGCGCTCAGTCCATTGATCGGCTGATCGAATCAGAAGGCGGCGAGGATATGCGATCACGCGCACTTCCAACAGTTTTGTCGATGATTGTGAGCTATATGCCATTCGGATCCGGCTTTGGCGGCTTTGACCCGATTTTTCGTATTCATGAACCGTTCGATCTACTGAAGCTGACGTACTTCAACCAGGCGCATAACGATTACTTGGGCATCGCGCTGGACGGCGGGCTCGCTGGCATTGCTCTGCTCGTGGTCGGCGTTATATGGTGGTTTGTCGTGACGATCCGGATCTGGCAGGCGCCAGAGACCGATCGCATTGTTCTTTCTCGGCTCGGCTCAACGATGATTTTGCTTGTTCTGGTCGCAAGCATCACCGATTACCCGGCACGCACGCCGACGATAATGGCTCTTCTGGTTGTCGCCGCCCTCTGGCTGGCGCGGGGCAATGTCGCTAAGCCGCAGGCTACTTTACCGGATTGCCCGACAAACCTATAG
- a CDS encoding glycosyltransferase: MKMLLLNTFDAYAGSQRIGRDMVRLLAAAGHDVQVRLGFGGGGFLRDLSETRTDVGISNVAIRKLLYPLWALLVSLPVAIAALRGRIIWANAVYATLPALLAALLCPHRVAVHLHEATFPKLFMMILRLMVWRGVLIICVSSDHAARIGLPATVLYNPVSLSHRDAPSACDRLLFVGTTQPIKGFALFVAVCDKLEALPLRKTAYLSDEARHDRTLVARARQAGIDVVFGESRPEVLYRDGFLLLQTTDSALWTETFSLVAVEAMARLVPVAGTGTTVLPEVLGEALAFNAPSRDPREIADAIRSLHANPAQHAALRSACASHRGVFSECAFLNRLENIVLMGGRQS, from the coding sequence ATGAAAATGCTGCTACTCAATACCTTTGATGCTTATGCCGGATCACAGCGTATCGGCCGGGACATGGTCCGGCTGCTTGCTGCGGCTGGCCATGACGTTCAGGTCAGGTTGGGATTTGGCGGCGGGGGGTTCCTCAGAGACTTGTCGGAAACGAGGACCGACGTGGGGATCAGCAATGTGGCGATCCGCAAATTGCTTTATCCGTTATGGGCCTTGCTGGTCAGCCTGCCGGTTGCGATCGCCGCGCTGCGCGGGCGGATCATCTGGGCCAATGCGGTCTATGCAACGCTGCCGGCGCTGCTGGCAGCGTTGCTTTGCCCACACCGGGTGGCCGTGCATCTGCACGAGGCAACGTTCCCCAAGCTGTTCATGATGATCCTGCGGCTGATGGTGTGGCGCGGCGTGCTCATTATCTGCGTTTCATCGGATCACGCCGCCCGCATCGGCTTGCCGGCGACGGTCTTGTACAATCCTGTGTCGTTGTCCCATCGCGATGCACCTTCGGCGTGCGATCGCCTGCTGTTCGTCGGGACGACGCAGCCGATTAAGGGCTTCGCGCTGTTCGTGGCAGTGTGCGACAAGCTGGAGGCTCTGCCGCTTCGCAAGACGGCCTATCTGTCAGACGAAGCGCGGCATGATCGAACCCTGGTGGCGCGCGCACGGCAAGCGGGCATCGACGTTGTCTTTGGGGAATCCCGTCCAGAGGTGCTGTACCGGGATGGTTTCCTGCTTCTACAGACCACGGACTCGGCGCTTTGGACTGAGACATTCTCGCTTGTTGCAGTTGAAGCGATGGCGCGGCTGGTCCCCGTCGCAGGCACTGGCACCACCGTGCTTCCCGAGGTCCTGGGCGAGGCGCTGGCCTTTAATGCGCCGTCGCGCGATCCGAGGGAGATCGCGGATGCCATCCGCTCGCTCCACGCCAACCCTGCCCAGCACGCCGCGCTGCGCTCTGCCTGCGCTTCCCATCGGGGGGTCTTTTCGGAATGCGCCTTTCTGAACAGGCTTGAGAATATTGTTCTTATGGGTGGGCGCCAATCATGA
- a CDS encoding transposase: MSDDEWALIGPLLPAECGRGCRPAGDNRPYFEGMMWMARTGAQWRHLPDEYGK, from the coding sequence GTGTCGGATGACGAGTGGGCTCTGATTGGGCCGTTGCTGCCGGCCGAGTGTGGCAGGGGATGTCGCCCTGCTGGTGACAACCGACCGTATTTTGAGGGCATGATGTGGATGGCGCGGACTGGAGCGCAGTGGCGACACCTGCCTGACGAGTACGGCAAATGA
- a CDS encoding IS5 family transposase, protein MRRRTKKGDQDTQALGRSRGGFTTKLHARCDGQGRPLCFVLTPGQAHDVQGFGPLFCMLAERVEALLADKGYDADSIRETLAKADVEAVIPARSNRRTPIPHDRQKYRWRNLIERLFSKLKNWRRVATRYDKTAESYLGFVTLASAKLWIPFVHDA, encoded by the coding sequence TTGCGCCGTCGGACTAAAAAAGGGGATCAGGACACCCAGGCGCTCGGCAGATCGCGTGGCGGGTTCACCACCAAGCTCCACGCGCGGTGCGACGGACAGGGACGGCCGCTCTGCTTTGTCCTGACGCCCGGCCAGGCGCACGACGTGCAAGGCTTCGGGCCGTTGTTTTGCATGCTGGCCGAGCGGGTCGAAGCGCTGCTCGCGGACAAGGGCTATGATGCAGACTCCATCCGCGAGACGCTCGCCAAGGCCGATGTCGAGGCGGTGATCCCCGCCAGGAGCAACCGTCGCACGCCCATCCCGCACGACCGGCAGAAGTACCGCTGGCGCAATCTTATCGAGCGCCTGTTCAGCAAGCTCAAGAACTGGCGGCGCGTCGCCACCCGCTATGACAAAACCGCAGAATCCTACCTCGGCTTCGTCACCCTCGCATCAGCAAAGCTGTGGATACCCTTTGTCCACGATGCCTAA